The genomic stretch CCGGGAGAATAAAAAAGTTACGGTCCGCAGGCTGGATTCCGGAGAAACCTATGAGGAAACCTATGACACCTTAGTCATTTCCACTGGTTCTTCACCGGTCCGCCCGCCCATTCCGGGAATCGGATCTTCCCGTATCCGGACTCTTTGGACGGTTCCTGATACCGACCGCATCCGCGCTCTTATTAAAGAAAACAAAATTAAAACAGCCGCTGTCATCGGCGGAGGCTTTATTGGCCTTGAAATGGCTGAAAACCTCCGTCACGCAGGTCTTTCTGTTTCCCTCATTGAGATGCTGGACCAGGTTATGACGCCTGTTGACTACGAAATGGCTCAGCTGCTCCACGAGCACATCCTGCAAAACGGGGTAGACCTCCATTTAAGTGACGGTGTTGCTGCATTTGAAGATCAGGATGGATCTGTTGCCATTACTTTAAAAAGCGGGAAAACCATTTCTTCAGAACTGGTCATCCTCTCCATCGGTGTACGGCCCAACAGCGAACTGGCAAAGGCAGCCGGCCTTTCTGTCAATGAGCGCGGCGGTATTGTGGTAGATGAATATCTAAGAACTTCGGATCCGGATATCTATGCCGTAGGCGATGTGATTCAGGTCGATGACCTTATATTCCAGGAACCGGCTATGGTCCCACTTGCAGGACCTGCCAATAAACAGGGACGCATTGCAGCCGATAATATTGCAGGAGCCCAGGAAACCTATAAAAAAACCCAGGGAACATCGGTTGCAAAAGTATTTGATTTAGCTGCAGCTTCCACCGGTGCAAATGAAAAGGCACTGATCAAGAGGGGGCTTCAAAAGGGAAGGGACTATGAAAGCATCATCATTACCCAGAATTCCCATGCAGGCTATTATCCCGGCGCCGTGCCCATAACGCTGAAGCTTCTTTTCTCCACCGATGGGAAAAAGATCTTCGGAGCACAGATTGTGGGCCGTGACGGAGTTGATAAGCGGATTGATACTCTGGCGGTGTCCATCCGCCTTGGTGCAGGAATCTCTGATTTAAAGAGCCTGGAGCTTGCTTATGCTCCTCCTTTCTCCTCAGCAAAGGATCCGGTCAACATGGCTGGTTTTGTGGCTGAAAACCTGATTACCGGTAAGGTCGCATTTTCCTCCTGGGATGCTGTGGAGCAAAACCCGGAGACCGTACTGCTTGATGTCAGAGAGGATGCAGAGCTAATGGCCTTTTCCCTGCCAAATGCAAAGCATATTCCTTTAGGACAGTTAAGAAACCGCTTAAAAGAACTGGATCCTTCAAAGAAAATCATCGTCTTCTGCGCCATTGGAGTCCGGGCTTACAATGCTGCCCGCCTCCTGATGCAGAACGGCTTTCATAATGTCAAGCTTTATCCCGGCGGAGCCAGATTCTATCAGTCGACCCATTATACGGCGGAAGGGGTTCTTCCTTCCGAACAAACCGTTTATTCCGACAGCGGCCAGATGGAAACGAAAAATATCCCCACCTCTGCCATGCGCTTAGACTGCAGCGGCATGCAGTGCCCCGGCCCCATCATGAAGGTGTTTGAAACCATGAAGGAGATGCCGGATGGAGCAGTCATGGAAGTGTCTGCCTCTGATCCCGGTTTTACCCGCGACATCGGCGCCTGGTGCAGACGAACCGGTAATGAGCTTATGGCCTGTGAACTCCGCGGAAAAGATTACGTTGCCCTGGTAAAGAAAGGAACCCCTGCTGCCCCTGTAAAAACGGAAGCAGCCGAAGGAAAGACCATCATCGTATTTTCCGGCGATCTTGACAAGGTTTTGGCAAGCTTTATCATTGCTAATGGCGCTGCCGCCATGGGCAGACCTGTTACCATGTTCTTTACCTTCTGGGGATTGACGGCATTAAGAAAGTCAGAAAAACAGCCGGTCCGCAAATCACTGGTGGAATCCATGTTTGGATTCATGCTTCCCAGAGGAAGTAAAAAATTAAAATTATCTAAAATGAATATGGGCGGCATGGGAACCGCCATGATGAAAAAGATTATGAACGATAAAAATGTGGATTCACTGGAAACCCTGATCCAGAAGGCCATGAAATCCGGAGTGAAAATTGTTGCCTGTACCATGAGCATGGATGTCATGGGAATCCGGTCCGAGGAGTTGATCGACGGAGTGGAACTTGGAGGCGTAGGCGCTTATCTGGGGGATGCGGAAGAATCCAATGTGAATTTATTTATTTAGAAAAGATTGCTATGGAATAGATACTGGCAGAAAATGATGAGATTAGTTAATAGGCGGGTCCGGGATATGTACGGGTACCCGCCTATAGTTTTTCTAATAAAGTACTCTTTCCATCTGGTACTGAAAGGTAAGTGAAGGCAAATCTATCACCTCTACAATTGTATGTGAATCACTTATCATATTTTAAGATAATAAAAAACCGCCAGAAATAAACGCTTGACATATTACCTATTATACCTTATTATTACTTTTATAAAGTATTTTAAGGAATAACAAGGAGTGATTAATATGGAGGAAAAATATTATTCAGTGGAGCAAATATCAGAAATGCTCAATATCCACCCAAAGACAATCCAGCGCTACATCAGGGAAGGCAAGCTGAGAGCAGGAAAGATCGGAAAAAGCTGGAGGGTGACCGGACATGACTTAAGTGTTTTTATGGAAAGCACAAAATTACAAAGCGGGAAGGAAACCAGCCATTCTTTTAAAAAATCCGACTATGAAATAAAGGTGTCTTCTGTAATTGATATCGACGTCGAGGGTATGGATGATGCCATTCGTATTATGAATACTGTTACTGCCGCGCTGAATACCAATCTCCCGGAATATGGCCATCCGACCATGCATGCACAATTTCTGGAATCAGAATGCAAAGTTCGTGTCACCATATGGGGGAACATCCAATTTGCACAGGCAATCATTCAGTTAATTATGGAATTGGTTGAAACCATTAGACAGGAGGATTATTAATGAAGCCCATACAAAATAAGGTATAACAGAACCATTTCAGAGAAAGAAGGATTTAGATGAGATGAATATAAAAACAATAAGAAACCAGAATATTGTAATTCTTAATAAGGACGAAAAGATATCCACGGCTCAAGATATACTTGATATAATGGCTTCGTCCCAATACCAATGTGATTGCATCGGCATGACCCTGTATAAAGAAAGCCTTTATGAAAGCTTCTTTGATCTTAAAACAGGTTTAGCAGGGGAAATCCTGCAGAAATTTTCAAACTACCGTTTTAAGCTCGCAATCATAGGGGATTTTTCAAACTATACCAGCAAAAGTCTAAGGGACTTTATTTATGAATGCAACAAAGGAAACCAGATTTACTTTAAGAATGACTTAGATAGCGCCTTATCGGCGCTGGTACCGGAAAAATCCATGGAACGTTAAAACTGGTTCCATGATATACCGTTAGGCATGGAAACGGCGGCTTTGAAATCACAATCAAAGCCGCCGTTTTATGCGTTCCTTTATAGCTCAATTCCTCTAAGCTTAATATAATCCTTAATCAGCTTCGCGGTCTGCTCTAAGTCAATGCTGCTGGTATTGATAATCAGATCATAATTGTTCCAATTTTCCCAGTTTTCGCCGGTATAGTAGCGGTAATACTCCTTCCGCTCCCGGTTAATCTTCTTTACCCGCTTAGCCGCTTCCTTTTCATCAACCTTATCCACTTCCATGGTGCGCTTGATGAGGGTTTCCGTGTCTGCGTAAACAAAGATTTTTACCAGGCCCGGAAATTCTTCCTTTTCACGGCCTAAGATATAATCCCCGCACCGTCCGGCAATAATGCAGGACTCCTCCGAAGCCAGCTCTTTTATGACCTGGGACTGGAAACGGAACAGATTCTCCGGTTTCACAATGTCCGCATCCGTAGAGGGTTTCCCAAGCTGGGGCTTT from Lacrimispora sphenoides JCM 1415 encodes the following:
- a CDS encoding helix-turn-helix domain-containing protein, which produces MEEKYYSVEQISEMLNIHPKTIQRYIREGKLRAGKIGKSWRVTGHDLSVFMESTKLQSGKETSHSFKKSDYEIKVSSVIDIDVEGMDDAIRIMNTVTAALNTNLPEYGHPTMHAQFLESECKVRVTIWGNIQFAQAIIQLIMELVETIRQEDY
- a CDS encoding FAD-dependent oxidoreductase, encoding MKKIVIIGGVAGGASCAARLRRLDEEANIIMFERGEYISYANCGLPYHVGDLIKSRDALLLQSPEAMKNKYNIDVRVKNEVTSIDRENKKVTVRRLDSGETYEETYDTLVISTGSSPVRPPIPGIGSSRIRTLWTVPDTDRIRALIKENKIKTAAVIGGGFIGLEMAENLRHAGLSVSLIEMLDQVMTPVDYEMAQLLHEHILQNGVDLHLSDGVAAFEDQDGSVAITLKSGKTISSELVILSIGVRPNSELAKAAGLSVNERGGIVVDEYLRTSDPDIYAVGDVIQVDDLIFQEPAMVPLAGPANKQGRIAADNIAGAQETYKKTQGTSVAKVFDLAAASTGANEKALIKRGLQKGRDYESIIITQNSHAGYYPGAVPITLKLLFSTDGKKIFGAQIVGRDGVDKRIDTLAVSIRLGAGISDLKSLELAYAPPFSSAKDPVNMAGFVAENLITGKVAFSSWDAVEQNPETVLLDVREDAELMAFSLPNAKHIPLGQLRNRLKELDPSKKIIVFCAIGVRAYNAARLLMQNGFHNVKLYPGGARFYQSTHYTAEGVLPSEQTVYSDSGQMETKNIPTSAMRLDCSGMQCPGPIMKVFETMKEMPDGAVMEVSASDPGFTRDIGAWCRRTGNELMACELRGKDYVALVKKGTPAAPVKTEAAEGKTIIVFSGDLDKVLASFIIANGAAAMGRPVTMFFTFWGLTALRKSEKQPVRKSLVESMFGFMLPRGSKKLKLSKMNMGGMGTAMMKKIMNDKNVDSLETLIQKAMKSGVKIVACTMSMDVMGIRSEELIDGVELGGVGAYLGDAEESNVNLFI
- a CDS encoding AAA family ATPase: MKEKKNLVITIGRQYGSGGRIVGKALAEELGIHFYDEEILSITSEQSAVGEVFFRLADEKAGSNLLYKIVSGLKPQLGKPSTDADIVKPENLFRFQSQVIKELASEESCIIAGRCGDYILGREKEEFPGLVKIFVYADTETLIKRTMEVDKVDEKEAAKRVKKINRERKEYYRYYTGENWENWNNYDLIINTSSIDLEQTAKLIKDYIKLRGIEL
- a CDS encoding DUF4180 domain-containing protein yields the protein MNIKTIRNQNIVILNKDEKISTAQDILDIMASSQYQCDCIGMTLYKESLYESFFDLKTGLAGEILQKFSNYRFKLAIIGDFSNYTSKSLRDFIYECNKGNQIYFKNDLDSALSALVPEKSMER